A region of the Polynucleobacter sp. MWH-Braz-FAM2G genome:
AATAACTGCAACCGATACATTTGTCATAATCGACTAAAACAATACCATCTTCTTTGCGCTTATAGCTTGCGCCTGTTGGGCAAACGGGAACACACGGAGGTTCTTCGCAATGTAAGCATGATTTTGGAAAGTGTACGGTTTGGGTATTCGGAAATGTCCCAGCTTCATAAGTTTGGACGCGATTAAAAAAAGTCCCACTTGGATTTGCGCCATAAGCATTGAGATCTGTAAGAGGGCCAGCTGATCCAGAGGTATTCCACTCTTTGCAGGATGTTACACATGCATGACATCCAACACAGACATTTAAATCAATTACGAGAGCGAGTTGTTTATTTTTTTTGCTCACTTTGTCACCCCCGTTTTCTTTAGGGTCATTCCTGGCACTTCAAATGCTTTCACTTGTGGCCACGTTTCTTTTGGCTCGTTTTCATCAGCAGGCGCTAGTCTAACTCTGACGTCATACCATCCAGCTTGTCCAGTGATCGGATCTGAATTACTCACAGTAAAGCCTCCCAACGGAAGCTCTTCTGAGATGAGGTGGTTTAGTAAAAATCCTTTTTTAGATTCATCTGCATCGCTGGTTAAGCTCCATGCGGATTCTGCTTTACCAATCGCATTCCATGTCCAAACTGTGCCTGGGTCAACCGCTTCAGAATGTCTTGCCATGCATCTGACTTTGCCCCATTGAGATTCAATCCACATCCAAGCACCATCAGCAATACCGTTTTTAAGAGCAGTAGCAGTATTGACGTAGAGATAATTGTGGCTATGTATTTGTCTCAACCAGGCATTTTGGGAGTCCCAAGAGTGATACATCGCCATAGGACGTTGAGTGATAGCGTTTAAAGTAAATTTAGTGAGATCAGTAGCCTCATCTTCGAGAGGTGGATACCAGAAAGGCAGCGGATCAAAATATTTATAAATGCGCGCTTTTAAATGCTCTGGGGGTTGCGCGCCAGGGCGCTTACCAGTGGATGCCAGTCTGAAACGTTGCAATACATCGGAGTAAATGGCGATCATGATGGGATCACTCTTTTGCCGCAGGGCATTCTCTTTGGAGAACTCTAAATATCCCTTATTCCAGTTACGCATATATTGATGCTCGGGAGGCATGTGATATTGATGTACGCAATTGTTCTCAGCGTATTTTTGCCATTGATTGGGGTTGGGCTCTCCACGCAAAGGCTTATCACCATCTTTGCCACGCCATCCTGTTAGGAAGCCAATCCCAGAATCGGGAGCTGTCTGAAAACGTGTAATGAAGTCGGGGTAATCCTTAAACTTGCGCTCTCCCTCAGGAGTGGTGAACGCTGGGAACTTTAAGCGAGAAGCGAGTTCAATCAAGACCTCTTGAAAAGGTTTGCATTCTCCAAGTGGCTCAAGAACTGGTATACGAACAGAATCGACTGGACCATCAAATTCGGAAATAGGTCTATCGAGCATACTCATTACATCGTGGCGCTCAAGATAAGTAGTGTCTGGAAGTACTAGGTCAGCAAAGTCAACCATCTCGGATTGGAACGCATCGCAAACAACAAGAAATGGGATCTTGAATTCGCCATCTTCATTTTTAGCATTGAGGTGTTCGCGTACTTCCATGGTATTCATGGTGGAGTTCCATGACATATTGGCCATGAAGATCATGAGTGTATCGATGGAGTAGGGGTCTCCCTTCACAGCATTCGTAATCACGTTATGCATTAAGCCATGGGCCGCTAATGGATGTTCCCATGAATACGCTTTATCAATGCGCAGTGGCTTGCCGTCAGAATCGAGCGCTAAATCTTCTGGCTGAGTTGGCCATCCCAATGGAGGTTTTGCCAAAGGGGTGTTGGGCTTAATGTCGTTTTCTGAAGAAGGCGGTTTTGCGTTTGGAGGAACTTGTCTTGGGTAAGGGGGCTTATGTCTAAAGCCTCCTGGGCGATCGATGGTTCCCAGTAATGACATTAATACTGCTAAGCCACGAGTTGTTTGGAATCCGTTCGAGTGTGCGGATAATCCACGCATCGCATGAAAAGCGACAGGCCTACCCGTTACGGATTGATGTGTTTCACCCCAAGTATCAGTCCACTGAATGGGTAATTCAAACTCTTGCCCAAATGCCGTGTCTGCCATTTCTAATGCAAGTTTGCGAATGCGATCAGCTGGAATGCTTGTAATAGCAGCAGCCCATTCAGGTGTAGTTTCACTGACTTGGCGCTTGAGTAATTCAAATGCTGGAACCACTTTTTTACCTTGATGTGGTCCTGATCCCATGATGTATTCACCTGATAGGGCAGGCGATGTGCCTTGAGCAAAACACGGTTTCGCAGTTTGAGATTTTTCATCCCAAATGTATTTGTTGTGCGGTAAATCTAAATTGAGCGGATCAGAATCGGGGTCATAT
Encoded here:
- a CDS encoding 4Fe-4S dicluster domain-containing protein produces the protein MSKKNKQLALVIDLNVCVGCHACVTSCKEWNTSGSAGPLTDLNAYGANPSGTFFNRVQTYEAGTFPNTQTVHFPKSCLHCEEPPCVPVCPTGASYKRKEDGIVLVDYDKCIGCSYCSWACPYGARELDQERQVMTKCTLCVDRIYSKTLPEAEKKPACVLACPTSARIFGDVHDPESAASKAIEERSGYALMPEWETQPANHYLPRSIMETIDAARNDK
- a CDS encoding molybdopterin oxidoreductase family protein; the protein is MFKKFSSEPVHDPINKQASATEVKKTTCYMCACRCGIRAHLRDGKLVYIDGNPEHPLNQGVICAKGSSGIMKQNSPARITQPLLRKEGSERGNGEFEAISWDKAFNILSERLAKIRATDPKKFALFTGRDQMQALTGLFARQFGTPNYAAHGGFCSVNMAAGMIYTIGGSFWEFGGPDLDQAKLFVMIGTAEDHHSNPMKIALSKFKRAGGRFISINPVRTGYSAIADEWIPIKPGTDGALFMALMHELIRQEKYDAPFLKRFSNSAQLVCMDSGLEEGLFLYDPDSDPLNLDLPHNKYIWDEKSQTAKPCFAQGTSPALSGEYIMGSGPHQGKKVVPAFELLKRQVSETTPEWAAAITSIPADRIRKLALEMADTAFGQEFELPIQWTDTWGETHQSVTGRPVAFHAMRGLSAHSNGFQTTRGLAVLMSLLGTIDRPGGFRHKPPYPRQVPPNAKPPSSENDIKPNTPLAKPPLGWPTQPEDLALDSDGKPLRIDKAYSWEHPLAAHGLMHNVITNAVKGDPYSIDTLMIFMANMSWNSTMNTMEVREHLNAKNEDGEFKIPFLVVCDAFQSEMVDFADLVLPDTTYLERHDVMSMLDRPISEFDGPVDSVRIPVLEPLGECKPFQEVLIELASRLKFPAFTTPEGERKFKDYPDFITRFQTAPDSGIGFLTGWRGKDGDKPLRGEPNPNQWQKYAENNCVHQYHMPPEHQYMRNWNKGYLEFSKENALRQKSDPIMIAIYSDVLQRFRLASTGKRPGAQPPEHLKARIYKYFDPLPFWYPPLEDEATDLTKFTLNAITQRPMAMYHSWDSQNAWLRQIHSHNYLYVNTATALKNGIADGAWMWIESQWGKVRCMARHSEAVDPGTVWTWNAIGKAESAWSLTSDADESKKGFLLNHLISEELPLGGFTVSNSDPITGQAGWYDVRVRLAPADENEPKETWPQVKAFEVPGMTLKKTGVTK